One genomic window of Catenulispora sp. EB89 includes the following:
- a CDS encoding RNA polymerase sigma-70 factor, whose product MTRDEEFEDLRPLLFSIAYRILGSVAEAEDAVQDTWLRWQGTTTVPVSVKAFLSAVVTRISIDVLRSARVRREEYVGPWMPEPLLSDPYEDPERAAELADSLSTAALLLLERLSPLERAVFVLREVFGFGFPDVASAVGRSETACRQLAVRARRHMNDGRPRFEADRREREELAERFFDAFRVGDVAGLRELLAADVSMVGDSGGKAPLVAQEAYGVEAVAALMVLVAERFERIGVRLEPHALNGQPGAIFHAPDGKVLSVMTLDVLDGRIQAIHAVVNPDKLGHVGPVADIWALSRAAAEAEAGK is encoded by the coding sequence ATGACACGCGACGAGGAGTTCGAGGACCTGCGCCCGCTGCTGTTCTCGATCGCGTACCGGATCCTGGGGAGCGTGGCCGAGGCCGAGGACGCCGTGCAGGACACGTGGCTGCGGTGGCAGGGGACCACGACGGTGCCGGTGTCCGTGAAGGCGTTCCTGTCGGCGGTGGTCACCCGGATCTCGATCGACGTCCTGCGCTCGGCGCGGGTGCGGCGCGAGGAGTACGTCGGGCCGTGGATGCCCGAGCCGCTGCTGTCGGATCCGTATGAGGACCCTGAGCGTGCGGCGGAGTTGGCGGACTCGTTGTCGACGGCCGCACTGCTTCTGCTGGAACGCCTCTCTCCTTTGGAACGCGCGGTTTTCGTGCTCCGCGAGGTGTTCGGCTTCGGCTTCCCCGACGTGGCCTCGGCGGTCGGGCGCTCGGAGACCGCGTGCCGACAGCTCGCGGTCCGCGCGCGGCGGCACATGAACGACGGCCGGCCCCGGTTCGAGGCGGATCGCCGCGAGCGCGAGGAACTGGCCGAGCGGTTCTTCGACGCCTTCCGCGTGGGTGACGTCGCCGGGCTGCGCGAACTGCTGGCGGCCGACGTGTCGATGGTCGGCGACAGCGGCGGCAAGGCCCCGCTGGTCGCGCAGGAGGCGTACGGCGTCGAGGCGGTGGCGGCGCTGATGGTGCTGGTGGCGGAGCGCTTCGAGCGGATCGGGGTGCGGCTGGAGCCGCACGCGCTGAACGGTCAGCCCGGCGCCATCTTCCACGCGCCGGACGGGAAGGTGCTCAGCGTGATGACGCTCGATGTGCTCGATGGACGGATCCAGGCCATCCACGCGGTGGTGAATCCTGACAAACTCGGCCACGTCGGTCCGGTTGCGGATATCTGGGCACTGAGTCGCGCGGCTGCGGAGGCAGAGGCGGGGAAGTAG
- a CDS encoding aldose 1-epimerase family protein — protein MPDFVTGEQYEITAGPYRAVITGEGAGLRELTHDGDPLVLTYAADEPAPAAFGQLLIPWPNRVDRGRYTFDGHDHQLDLSEPDLGNAIHGLTRWAAWAPVEQRPDAVRLACALHGSTGYPFRLDVEAEYRLDAATGLTVTLVATNPGTRALPYAHGMHPYLTVGEPLDTCTVQLPGGLYQPVDDRMIPTGGPKDVAGSEYDLRAGRVLGAQKIDIAFTGLERDADGLARVRLTGSRRGVSFWLDKAQPWLEIYTADNVPADSRRRGLGCEPMTGPPNAFASGVDLIRLEPGAEHRGSWGIAAG, from the coding sequence ATGCCCGACTTCGTGACCGGTGAGCAGTACGAGATCACCGCCGGCCCCTACCGCGCGGTGATCACGGGAGAGGGCGCGGGGCTCAGAGAACTGACCCACGACGGAGACCCCCTCGTCCTCACCTACGCCGCCGACGAACCCGCGCCGGCGGCGTTCGGGCAGCTCCTGATCCCCTGGCCGAACCGCGTGGACCGGGGCCGCTACACCTTCGACGGCCACGACCACCAGCTGGACCTGTCCGAGCCGGATCTGGGCAACGCCATCCACGGACTGACGCGCTGGGCCGCCTGGGCCCCGGTGGAGCAGCGTCCGGACGCCGTCCGCCTGGCCTGCGCGCTGCACGGCTCGACCGGCTACCCGTTCCGCCTCGACGTCGAGGCGGAGTACCGCCTGGACGCCGCCACCGGCCTCACGGTCACGCTCGTCGCGACCAACCCCGGCACCCGGGCGCTGCCCTACGCCCACGGCATGCACCCTTACCTCACCGTCGGCGAGCCGCTCGACACCTGCACCGTCCAGCTCCCGGGCGGCCTCTACCAGCCGGTGGACGACCGGATGATCCCGACCGGCGGCCCGAAGGACGTCGCGGGCAGCGAGTACGACCTGCGCGCCGGCCGGGTGCTCGGCGCGCAGAAGATCGACATCGCCTTCACCGGCCTGGAGCGCGACGCCGACGGCCTGGCCCGGGTCCGCCTCACGGGCAGCCGGCGCGGCGTCTCGTTCTGGCTGGACAAGGCGCAGCCGTGGCTGGAGATTTACACCGCGGACAACGTCCCCGCCGACAGCCGCCGCCGCGGCCTGGGCTGCGAGCCGATGACCGGCCCGCCGAACGCCTTCGCCAGCGGCGTGGACCTCATCCGCCTGGAACCGGGGGCCGAACACCGCGGCTCGTGGGGGATCGCGGCCGGCTGA
- a CDS encoding helix-turn-helix domain-containing protein, with protein sequence MPKTSGVSTAISQISSTLPSPAFGTELRRWRTLRRVSQLELANRAGTTQRHLSFMEQGRSHPGRPIVLRLAESLRLTLRERNALLFSAGYAPAYEETSYDAPAMAPVREALERVIEGHLPYPALVLRRPGRVIAANRAFSVFLDGCSPELLAPPINLLRIMLHPDGVAPRVANLAQWGRHVIDNLRLLAMQSPDRNLNALVDELAGYVPDAPVDQAYLGFAVPMRLSVREGELRLMTALTAFATAVDVTVAESVLESFLPADAETAEILAERDRQAAERGEPRLLAGL encoded by the coding sequence ATGCCGAAGACTTCCGGTGTGAGCACCGCGATCTCCCAGATCTCATCGACGCTGCCCTCCCCGGCGTTCGGCACCGAGCTGCGGCGCTGGCGGACGCTGCGCCGCGTGAGCCAGCTGGAGCTGGCCAACCGCGCCGGCACGACGCAGCGCCACCTGAGCTTCATGGAGCAGGGCCGTTCCCATCCGGGGCGTCCGATAGTGCTGCGGCTGGCCGAGTCGCTACGGCTCACACTGCGGGAGCGCAACGCCCTGCTGTTCTCCGCCGGTTACGCCCCGGCGTACGAGGAGACCAGCTACGACGCCCCGGCGATGGCTCCCGTGCGCGAGGCGCTGGAGCGGGTCATCGAAGGACACCTGCCGTATCCGGCGCTGGTGCTGCGGCGGCCGGGGCGCGTGATCGCGGCCAACCGGGCGTTCTCGGTCTTCCTGGACGGGTGCTCTCCGGAACTGCTCGCGCCGCCGATCAACCTCCTGCGCATCATGCTGCACCCCGACGGCGTCGCGCCCCGCGTCGCGAACCTCGCGCAGTGGGGGCGTCACGTGATCGACAACCTGCGGCTGCTCGCGATGCAGAGTCCTGACCGGAACCTGAACGCGCTGGTGGACGAACTGGCGGGCTACGTGCCGGACGCCCCGGTGGACCAGGCGTATCTCGGTTTCGCGGTGCCGATGCGCCTGAGCGTGCGCGAGGGCGAGCTGCGGCTGATGACCGCGCTGACCGCGTTCGCCACGGCCGTGGACGTCACGGTCGCGGAGTCGGTGCTCGAATCGTTCCTGCCCGCGGACGCCGAGACCGCCGAGATCCTGGCGGAGCGGGACCGGCAGGCCGCCGAGCGGGGCGAGCCGCGGTTGCTCGCAGGCCTCTGA
- a CDS encoding NAD(P)-dependent alcohol dehydrogenase: MRTYRLPGLGSLDDLTLHTEDVPTPGPTQLLVKTGAASINRRDLLITTGRYPLPARADVIPLSDGAGEVVGVGDAVRRFSVGDRVTASYWPRWISGPLRAEVIDQLGCTSDGWLAEYVLLDEAAAVRIPDHLSYAEAAALPCAGVTAWNALTRPGTLTAGQTVLVLGTGDVSVLTAQLAKVMGCRVIATTSSAAKAERLREIGVDEVVDYAATPEWSKEVRALTGGAGVDLVVETQGPATFGQSLRAASAYAKICLLWVVSENPEAITITEDDISGSLATIWREFVGNRSDLEALCRAVGAHRIRPIVDRTFGFDEAIAAYRSYRDEDSFGKVVIEIG, translated from the coding sequence ATGCGTACTTATCGTTTGCCCGGACTGGGATCTCTGGACGACCTCACCCTTCACACCGAAGACGTGCCGACCCCCGGACCCACGCAGCTGCTGGTCAAAACCGGTGCCGCGTCGATCAACCGGCGCGACCTGCTCATCACGACCGGCCGGTATCCGCTGCCGGCACGCGCTGATGTGATCCCGCTCAGCGATGGTGCCGGTGAGGTCGTCGGCGTTGGCGACGCGGTGCGTCGCTTCTCCGTCGGGGACCGCGTCACCGCGTCGTACTGGCCGCGCTGGATCAGCGGTCCGCTGCGTGCGGAAGTCATCGACCAGCTCGGCTGTACTTCTGACGGCTGGCTGGCCGAGTACGTCCTGCTCGACGAGGCCGCAGCGGTTCGCATCCCCGACCACCTGAGCTACGCCGAAGCCGCTGCCCTGCCGTGTGCCGGCGTGACGGCCTGGAATGCACTGACCCGGCCCGGCACGCTGACCGCCGGACAGACGGTGCTGGTTCTCGGAACCGGCGACGTCTCGGTGCTCACCGCACAACTCGCCAAGGTGATGGGCTGCCGCGTCATCGCCACCACATCGAGCGCGGCGAAGGCCGAGCGGCTGCGCGAGATCGGCGTGGACGAGGTGGTCGACTACGCCGCGACGCCGGAGTGGTCCAAGGAGGTGCGTGCGCTGACCGGAGGTGCGGGCGTCGATCTGGTCGTGGAGACGCAGGGCCCGGCCACCTTCGGGCAGTCGCTTCGCGCCGCTTCCGCCTACGCGAAGATCTGCCTGCTCTGGGTGGTGTCGGAGAATCCGGAGGCGATCACCATCACCGAGGACGACATCAGCGGTTCGCTGGCCACCATCTGGCGGGAGTTCGTCGGGAACCGCTCGGATCTCGAAGCGTTGTGCCGGGCCGTCGGGGCGCACCGGATTCGGCCGATCGTGGACCGGACGTTCGGCTTCGACGAGGCGATTGCCGCGTACCGGTCGTACCGGGACGAGGACAGCTTCGGGAAGGTCGTCATCGAGATCGGCTGA
- the zwf gene encoding glucose-6-phosphate dehydrogenase produces the protein MPLSASVTSTHNHDLEGADVLVLYGITGDLAKKMLLPALYRLTERGMLKVPVVGVAYSDFDDEALRAHARQSVIDAGYTIDEKVFKKFAAGLSIVTGDFTDPAIYAKVGKAIAGKGFAAHYLAIPPSLFDKVAAGLAEAGLNKNARLIVEKPFGHDLASARELEAVLEQYFDRDHLLRVDHFLGDESVEGLGTFRFANTLLAPVWDRSYIDNVQITLAEDFDVADRGSFYDAVGCLRDVVQNHLFQVMTLLAMDAPTVGDAQAQSLEKWRLLHSVRTIDPADVVRGQYEGYLDVKGVKKGSHTETYIALRLWIDNWRWAGVPFYIRSGKALAVTATEVCVQLRRPPSELFRGLAADVPPNLIRIRLEPGAGIAFELMARRGERGQLPVAFPMGIDFEKVLGGQAKPYENILFAAIVGDSSGFAFFPAIEESWRIVGDILKATKPTVYKSGSWGPEAAAKLPGADGWHDPAGELLEEPQIEDGTPAAKGATMKK, from the coding sequence ATGCCGTTGTCCGCCAGCGTCACCTCGACCCACAACCACGATCTGGAGGGCGCCGACGTCCTGGTCCTCTACGGGATCACCGGCGACCTGGCCAAGAAGATGCTGCTGCCGGCGCTGTACCGGCTCACCGAGCGCGGCATGCTCAAGGTGCCGGTGGTCGGCGTGGCCTACTCGGACTTCGACGACGAGGCGCTGCGCGCGCACGCGCGCCAGTCGGTGATCGACGCCGGCTACACCATCGACGAGAAGGTGTTCAAGAAGTTCGCCGCCGGCCTGAGCATCGTCACCGGCGACTTCACCGACCCGGCGATCTACGCGAAGGTCGGCAAGGCGATCGCCGGGAAGGGGTTCGCCGCGCACTACCTGGCCATCCCGCCCTCGCTGTTCGACAAGGTCGCCGCCGGGCTGGCCGAGGCCGGGCTGAACAAGAACGCGCGGCTGATCGTGGAGAAGCCGTTCGGCCACGACCTCGCCTCGGCCCGGGAGCTGGAGGCGGTGCTGGAGCAGTACTTCGACCGCGACCACCTGCTGCGCGTCGACCACTTCCTGGGCGACGAGTCGGTCGAGGGCCTGGGCACCTTCCGCTTCGCCAACACCCTGCTGGCGCCGGTCTGGGACCGGTCCTACATCGACAACGTACAGATCACCCTCGCGGAGGACTTCGACGTCGCCGACCGCGGCTCGTTCTACGACGCCGTCGGCTGCCTGCGCGACGTCGTCCAGAACCACCTGTTCCAGGTCATGACGCTGCTGGCGATGGACGCGCCGACGGTCGGCGACGCGCAGGCGCAGTCCCTGGAGAAGTGGCGCCTGCTGCATTCGGTGCGCACCATCGACCCGGCGGACGTCGTGCGGGGGCAGTACGAGGGGTACCTCGACGTGAAGGGCGTGAAGAAGGGCTCGCACACCGAGACCTACATCGCGCTGCGGCTGTGGATCGACAACTGGCGCTGGGCCGGCGTGCCGTTCTACATCCGCAGCGGCAAGGCGCTGGCGGTGACCGCGACGGAGGTGTGCGTGCAGCTGCGGCGGCCGCCGTCCGAGCTGTTCCGGGGGCTGGCCGCCGACGTCCCGCCGAACCTGATCCGGATCCGCCTGGAGCCCGGCGCCGGGATCGCCTTCGAGCTGATGGCCCGCCGGGGCGAGCGCGGCCAGCTGCCGGTGGCGTTCCCGATGGGCATCGACTTCGAGAAGGTGCTGGGCGGTCAGGCCAAGCCCTACGAGAACATCCTCTTCGCGGCGATCGTCGGCGACTCCAGCGGCTTCGCGTTCTTCCCGGCCATCGAGGAGAGCTGGCGGATCGTCGGCGACATCTTGAAGGCGACGAAGCCGACCGTCTACAAGTCCGGCAGCTGGGGGCCGGAGGCGGCGGCGAAGCTGCCCGGGGCGGACGGCTGGCACGACCCGGCCGGGGAACTGCTCGAAGAGCCGCAGATCGAGGACGGGACGCCTGCGGCGAAGGGCGCGACCATGAAGAAGTAG
- a CDS encoding RNA ligase family protein: MASKGKGDTPAAREWVATEKVHGAHFALVCDAAGVRPAKRRELLGEDELDEFFGVSRIWPTVAVAAARCAALLRGGAGLAEDAVVTLYGELAGGRYPHPDVAEVDGAQPVQTGVWYAPGLFWLLFDAQVTVGESVELGEPGELGEPGERRWWIAEREIRAAASEAGLLSVPVLARGALKQLQDLPAAFPSRVPALFGLPEVEGNLAEGYVLKPAVEWEEGPERPMLKVKQKAFAEDERFAGARPYIAPPEGAAGVPAWLVVQASALLTPTRAAAAVSKLGPGSAPEIVAAEIAKDAAEEISEELGGLDPTQMEGLADALTAGARTLAAFDAADRKRAAKH, encoded by the coding sequence ATGGCGTCGAAGGGCAAAGGCGACACCCCCGCCGCGCGCGAGTGGGTCGCGACCGAGAAGGTGCACGGCGCGCACTTCGCGCTCGTCTGCGACGCCGCCGGAGTGCGGCCCGCGAAACGGCGGGAACTGCTCGGCGAGGACGAGCTCGACGAGTTCTTCGGCGTGAGCCGGATCTGGCCGACGGTGGCGGTAGCGGCCGCGCGATGCGCGGCGTTGCTGCGCGGCGGTGCCGGGTTGGCCGAGGACGCGGTCGTGACGTTGTACGGGGAGTTGGCCGGCGGCCGCTATCCGCATCCTGATGTCGCCGAGGTCGACGGCGCGCAGCCGGTGCAGACCGGGGTCTGGTACGCGCCGGGCCTGTTCTGGCTGCTGTTCGACGCGCAGGTGACGGTCGGCGAATCCGTTGAGCTTGGCGAACCCGGCGAGCTTGGCGAACCCGGCGAGCGCCGCTGGTGGATCGCGGAGCGAGAAATCCGCGCCGCCGCCTCGGAAGCGGGGCTGCTGAGCGTCCCGGTGTTGGCCCGTGGTGCCTTGAAACAGTTGCAGGACTTGCCGGCAGCCTTTCCGAGCCGGGTACCGGCGTTGTTCGGCTTGCCGGAGGTCGAGGGCAACCTGGCGGAAGGCTATGTCCTGAAGCCGGCTGTCGAATGGGAGGAAGGCCCCGAGCGCCCGATGCTGAAGGTGAAGCAGAAGGCTTTCGCAGAAGACGAGCGCTTCGCCGGCGCACGGCCATATATCGCGCCGCCGGAAGGCGCGGCAGGGGTTCCGGCTTGGCTGGTGGTACAGGCTTCCGCATTGCTGACCCCGACGCGCGCCGCCGCCGCGGTGAGCAAGCTGGGGCCCGGCAGCGCGCCGGAGATCGTGGCGGCGGAGATCGCGAAGGACGCTGCGGAGGAGATCTCGGAAGAGCTCGGCGGGCTTGATCCGACGCAGATGGAAGGGCTTGCCGACGCGTTGACGGCAGGTGCGCGGACGTTGGCGGCCTTCGACGCGGCGGATCGGAAGCGTGCCGCAAAGCACTGA
- a CDS encoding sugar porter family MFS transporter has translation MQGFSREPGTTGPITITLPKAGERRVWGWAIIIAVGGFLFGFDTGVVSGALLYIAKDFHLSNSEKSSVVSVLLIGAMIGALVAGRISDSLGRKKAVTIFGLVFALGTLVAVVSQNYGTLLAARFILGLAVGGASAQVPVYLGEISPANIRGRILSLNQLLITVGILCSYLIDLAFSGSGNWRAMFAFGAIPALVLSLGVWFVVPESPTWLFGQGRIEQLRQGLLKVTVGEQADEIIEVYRQRTEQAARQEAARGAHEKGWRILLTPAVRPAMIVGLTMAALQQFGGINTIIYYAPTIIEQTGRSASNSIIYSVYIGIINFVMTIVAINTIDRLGRRQLLLLSLAGMAGFVALLGFSFIWSWNSNLTLLFMVAYIAAFAGGLGPVFWVLVGEIFPTRAKADGSSAATTVNWLSNFIVSQSFLTVANGIGQGQTFLIFAGVCVVGLLFVGRYVPETKNRDTNEVQNALFRRFGMQPVPEARTSAASYDAGRTDAGSAVDPADRRQDRR, from the coding sequence ATGCAAGGCTTCTCCCGGGAACCCGGCACCACCGGGCCGATCACCATCACCCTGCCCAAGGCCGGTGAGCGGCGGGTCTGGGGCTGGGCCATCATCATCGCGGTCGGCGGCTTCCTGTTCGGCTTCGACACCGGCGTGGTGTCCGGCGCGCTGCTGTACATCGCCAAGGACTTCCACCTGTCGAACTCCGAGAAGAGCAGCGTGGTCAGCGTCCTGCTGATCGGCGCGATGATCGGCGCGCTGGTGGCCGGCCGGATCTCGGACTCGCTGGGCCGCAAGAAGGCGGTGACCATCTTCGGTCTGGTGTTCGCCCTGGGCACGCTGGTCGCGGTCGTGTCCCAGAACTACGGGACGCTGCTGGCCGCGCGGTTCATCCTCGGCCTGGCCGTCGGCGGCGCCTCGGCGCAGGTCCCGGTCTACCTCGGCGAGATCTCCCCGGCGAACATCCGCGGCCGCATCCTGTCGCTGAACCAGCTGCTGATCACCGTCGGCATCCTCTGCTCGTACCTGATCGACCTGGCGTTCTCCGGCAGCGGGAACTGGCGCGCGATGTTCGCCTTCGGCGCGATCCCGGCGCTGGTCCTGAGCCTGGGGGTGTGGTTCGTGGTGCCGGAGTCGCCGACCTGGCTGTTCGGCCAGGGCCGGATCGAGCAGCTGCGGCAGGGGCTGCTGAAGGTGACCGTGGGCGAGCAGGCCGACGAGATCATCGAGGTCTACCGGCAGCGCACCGAGCAGGCCGCGCGGCAGGAGGCGGCGCGCGGCGCGCACGAGAAGGGCTGGCGGATCCTGCTCACCCCGGCGGTACGGCCGGCGATGATCGTCGGGCTGACGATGGCCGCGCTGCAGCAGTTCGGCGGCATCAACACGATCATCTACTACGCCCCGACGATCATCGAGCAGACCGGCCGCAGCGCCAGCAACTCGATCATCTACTCGGTCTACATCGGCATCATCAACTTCGTGATGACGATCGTCGCCATCAACACCATCGACCGCCTGGGCCGGCGCCAGCTGCTGCTGCTCTCGCTGGCCGGGATGGCCGGCTTCGTGGCGCTGCTGGGCTTCAGCTTCATCTGGAGCTGGAACTCCAACCTGACGCTGCTGTTCATGGTCGCCTACATCGCGGCCTTCGCCGGCGGCCTGGGCCCGGTGTTCTGGGTGCTGGTCGGCGAGATCTTCCCGACCCGGGCCAAGGCCGACGGCTCCAGCGCGGCGACCACGGTGAACTGGCTGTCGAACTTCATCGTCAGCCAGTCGTTCCTGACCGTGGCCAACGGGATCGGCCAGGGCCAGACGTTCCTGATCTTCGCCGGGGTGTGCGTCGTCGGCCTGCTGTTCGTCGGCCGCTACGTGCCGGAGACGAAGAACCGCGACACGAACGAGGTCCAGAACGCGCTGTTCCGGCGGTTCGGCATGCAGCCGGTGCCGGAGGCGCGGACGTCCGCGGCGTCCTACGACGCCGGGCGCACCGACGCCGGCTCGGCGGTCGATCCCGCCGATCGCCGTCAGGATCGGCGGTGA
- a CDS encoding NAD(P)H-binding protein has translation MKNFLILGGTGKTGRRIASRLTAAGHSVRTAGRTGGDVRLDLDDPATHAAAVADVSAAYLFEPSPDAGRQTTPRMAALVEAAAAAGVQRLVVLTAQGSGNEQHGLHSTEQAVVQSGLEWTVLRPGWFAQNFSEDFWLPAVRSGTLALPGGEGRLPFLDAEDIADVATAALTEDGHAGQAYDLTGPRAIGFGEAAELIAKASGKPLQYLDITPEEYLEQQVSAGVPQSAAERMTRLVTMGRDGAAAGLADGVERALGRSPRRFEDFVVAAAATGCWS, from the coding sequence GGCACCGGCAAGACCGGCCGCCGCATCGCGTCCCGCCTCACCGCCGCCGGCCACTCGGTCCGCACCGCCGGCCGCACCGGCGGTGACGTCCGGCTCGACCTCGACGACCCCGCCACCCACGCCGCGGCCGTGGCCGACGTCTCGGCCGCCTACCTCTTCGAACCGAGCCCCGATGCCGGCCGCCAGACCACGCCCCGGATGGCGGCCCTGGTCGAGGCCGCGGCGGCGGCGGGGGTCCAGCGCCTGGTCGTGCTCACCGCGCAAGGAAGCGGCAACGAACAACACGGGCTCCACAGCACCGAGCAGGCCGTCGTCCAGTCCGGCCTGGAATGGACCGTCCTGCGGCCGGGCTGGTTCGCGCAGAACTTCAGCGAGGACTTCTGGCTTCCAGCGGTCCGCAGCGGAACGCTCGCGCTGCCCGGCGGCGAGGGGCGGCTGCCGTTCCTCGACGCCGAGGACATCGCCGACGTGGCCACGGCCGCGCTCACCGAGGACGGCCACGCCGGTCAGGCCTACGACCTCACCGGCCCGCGGGCGATCGGCTTCGGCGAGGCCGCCGAGCTGATCGCCAAGGCTTCCGGGAAGCCGCTCCAGTACCTCGACATCACTCCCGAGGAGTACCTGGAGCAGCAGGTGTCCGCCGGGGTCCCGCAGAGCGCGGCCGAGCGCATGACCCGCCTGGTGACGATGGGCCGCGACGGTGCCGCCGCGGGCTTGGCCGACGGTGTCGAACGCGCGCTCGGCCGGTCCCCGCGCCGCTTCGAGGACTTCGTGGTCGCGGCGGCCGCCACCGGCTGCTGGAGCTGA
- a CDS encoding protease pro-enzyme activation domain-containing protein yields MTNAVPRHRRRIATATTMTAVAAFVTAGVALAAPSNADSGSSTLAGSTPAYATASADLGQTGTAATLSVRVYLSGQDAAGLEAYARAVSDPSSSTYKHYLSAAQVQSRFGASQKQIDAVTAWLKKSGLNVAGTNTHWIDVTGTVAAAQKAFGTQLHNFATSQGTLRAPQSDVKVPSDLAGVILGVAGLSQTTTHAVTNSTKDPATTTKKGGISNNDPSCSDYYGQKPAPSSAPAVPSGYTTPATLAQCSVVPSELRKAYGVSSTGLTGKGATIAIVNWYGSPTMEADANQYSVNHGDKPFAPGQYSEVNDPSQYTNQALCGFGDYGEESLDVDMAHGLAPDAKVITVAANSCFDSDLIAAEAKIVDNHLADIVSNSWGELQYTTGGDIDPAVTKAFDQIFMEGAAEGIAFDFSSGDCMNNDAYSISKGLNCDPTSSRAQIEWPTGSSWVTSVGGTALALNKQGGYGFEAPMGDTRSGRTAPGSASWTPAGDTFGGGGGVSENETQPWYQSWTVPNKLSTTLMSGAKATQPMRTIPDISLNGDLYFSSTLVGQTTNGVYGEAGYGGTSVSAPSWAGFLADAQQAQWGVPVGFANPAIYARSWLATDVVQTPKQIATSPTHSVVFQYPASSPAAGQYRLIQYGLDEGLPAARGYDEATGVGSPNAWFLRSFGFGF; encoded by the coding sequence ATGACCAATGCCGTACCACGGCACCGCCGACGAATAGCCACGGCCACGACCATGACGGCCGTCGCGGCGTTCGTGACCGCCGGCGTGGCGCTGGCCGCGCCGTCGAACGCCGACTCCGGCTCGTCGACGCTCGCAGGCAGCACCCCGGCCTACGCGACCGCCTCGGCCGACCTCGGCCAGACCGGTACCGCCGCGACGCTGAGCGTGCGGGTGTACCTCTCGGGTCAGGACGCGGCAGGGCTGGAGGCCTATGCCCGCGCCGTCAGCGACCCGTCCAGCTCCACCTACAAGCACTACCTGAGCGCCGCTCAGGTGCAGAGCCGTTTCGGCGCCTCGCAGAAGCAGATCGACGCGGTCACCGCGTGGCTGAAGAAGTCGGGCCTGAACGTCGCCGGGACGAACACCCACTGGATCGACGTCACCGGCACCGTCGCCGCCGCGCAGAAGGCGTTCGGCACGCAGCTGCACAACTTCGCCACCTCGCAGGGCACGCTGCGCGCGCCGCAGAGCGACGTGAAGGTCCCCTCGGACCTGGCCGGCGTGATCCTGGGCGTGGCCGGTCTGTCGCAGACCACCACGCACGCGGTCACCAACAGCACGAAGGACCCGGCGACCACCACCAAGAAGGGCGGGATCTCCAACAACGACCCGTCCTGCTCGGACTACTACGGCCAGAAGCCGGCGCCGTCCTCGGCCCCGGCCGTCCCGTCCGGCTACACCACGCCGGCCACGCTGGCGCAGTGCTCGGTGGTCCCCTCCGAGCTCCGTAAGGCCTACGGCGTCTCCAGCACCGGCCTGACCGGCAAGGGCGCCACGATCGCGATCGTCAACTGGTACGGCTCGCCGACGATGGAGGCCGACGCCAACCAGTACTCGGTCAACCACGGCGACAAGCCGTTCGCGCCCGGGCAGTACTCCGAGGTGAACGACCCGTCGCAGTACACGAACCAGGCCCTGTGCGGCTTCGGCGACTACGGAGAGGAGTCGCTGGACGTCGACATGGCCCACGGCCTCGCGCCGGACGCCAAGGTCATCACGGTCGCCGCGAACTCCTGCTTCGACAGCGACCTGATCGCGGCCGAGGCGAAGATCGTCGACAACCACCTGGCCGACATCGTGTCGAACAGCTGGGGCGAGCTGCAGTACACCACCGGCGGCGACATCGACCCGGCGGTGACCAAGGCGTTCGACCAGATCTTCATGGAGGGCGCGGCCGAGGGCATCGCCTTCGACTTCTCCTCCGGCGACTGCATGAACAACGACGCCTACTCCATCTCCAAGGGCCTGAACTGCGACCCGACCTCGTCGCGCGCGCAGATCGAGTGGCCGACCGGCTCCTCGTGGGTCACCTCGGTCGGCGGCACCGCCCTGGCGCTGAACAAGCAGGGCGGCTACGGCTTCGAGGCCCCGATGGGCGACACCCGCAGCGGGCGCACCGCTCCGGGCTCGGCCTCGTGGACCCCGGCGGGCGACACCTTCGGCGGTGGCGGCGGCGTCAGCGAGAACGAGACGCAGCCCTGGTACCAGAGCTGGACGGTCCCGAACAAGCTGTCCACCACGCTGATGAGCGGCGCCAAGGCCACCCAGCCGATGCGCACCATCCCGGACATCTCGCTGAACGGCGACCTGTACTTCAGCAGCACCCTGGTCGGCCAGACCACCAACGGCGTCTACGGTGAGGCCGGCTACGGCGGCACCTCGGTCTCCGCGCCCTCCTGGGCGGGCTTCCTGGCCGACGCGCAGCAGGCGCAGTGGGGCGTGCCGGTCGGCTTCGCCAACCCGGCGATCTACGCCCGCTCGTGGCTGGCCACCGATGTGGTCCAGACCCCGAAGCAGATCGCGACCTCGCCGACGCACTCGGTGGTGTTCCAGTACCCGGCCAGCAGCCCGGCCGCCGGCCAGTACCGGCTGATCCAGTACGGCCTGGACGAGGGCCTGCCGGCCGCGCGCGGCTACGACGAGGCGACCGGTGTCGGCTCGCCGAACGCCTGGTTCCTGCGCTCGTTCGGCTTCGGCTTCTGA